A window of the Glaciimonas sp. CA11.2 genome harbors these coding sequences:
- a CDS encoding PPC domain-containing DNA-binding protein, producing MNDTTIVETGTMGRVAYARIAPNEDLVLGVEKLCIAEGFKNAFVRGALGSLVDACLGTLDGKYVQIKGPAVEIVSLAGEVRSKDDGSLIASLTGVVADPEGNVYGGPFVAGANPICMTFEVTLEEWLPTAHS from the coding sequence ATGAATGATACAACGATCGTTGAAACCGGCACTATGGGACGCGTTGCTTATGCACGTATCGCACCTAACGAAGATCTGGTTTTAGGGGTCGAGAAACTGTGTATCGCAGAGGGCTTCAAGAACGCCTTCGTGCGGGGGGCGCTGGGTAGTCTGGTGGATGCGTGTTTGGGAACGCTGGATGGCAAATATGTCCAGATTAAAGGGCCAGCGGTTGAGATTGTCAGCCTTGCGGGAGAGGTTCGCTCAAAGGATGATGGTTCTCTCATTGCATCACTCACTGGCGTCGTTGCCGACCCGGAGGGTAACGTTTATGGTGGCCCCTTTGTCGCCGGTGCGAACCCAATTTGTATGACCTTCGAGGTGACTCTGGAAGAGTGGCTTCCGACCGCGCACTCATAA
- a CDS encoding PPC domain-containing DNA-binding protein: MNTRNASHTNASPQAHRPRMMLHPGPFNPVRIQSRHSASGRHVRLTLVPGLSLFEAIVKPLIEIGIKNASTTILGGYFDHLEYCVAPPDPSHQAMIAYSKPIQAGRAYMIFGNATLGKNQHGRPIVHCHAAIRTENGTVKGGHIITDTCIVGSTPISVLVTSLDGFELRVTFDPETNIPLIQPQAESPNE, translated from the coding sequence ATGAACACCAGGAACGCGTCACATACGAATGCCTCGCCACAGGCGCATCGGCCACGCATGATGCTGCATCCCGGACCGTTTAATCCGGTCCGTATTCAAAGTCGGCATTCCGCCAGTGGCAGACATGTCCGTTTGACGCTGGTGCCAGGCTTAAGTCTCTTTGAAGCTATTGTGAAGCCATTGATCGAGATCGGTATCAAGAACGCCTCGACCACGATACTCGGTGGTTATTTCGATCATCTCGAATACTGCGTCGCGCCGCCCGATCCATCTCATCAAGCCATGATCGCTTATTCGAAACCGATTCAGGCTGGGCGCGCATACATGATTTTTGGCAATGCTACGCTGGGTAAAAATCAGCATGGTCGTCCCATCGTGCATTGTCATGCGGCTATTCGCACAGAGAATGGGACAGTGAAGGGCGGTCACATCATTACTGATACCTGTATTGTTGGATCGACCCCAATTTCGGTGCTGGTTACCTCGTTGGATGGCTTTGAACTACGCGTGACTTTCGATCCAGAAACGAATATTCCCTTAATACAACCGCAAGCGGAGAGTCCGAATGAATGA
- a CDS encoding acyl-CoA synthetase, giving the protein MFVLSPHSSHATTINKPNRNKSETMLKKVMNLGRLLSDVARRFPDDAGIIIGDDVATWKDINDRVDAVAHALHQLGVKKGDRFLVHSRNNLQIFESAWIAFKLGLVWVPTNVRITPPEAAYLGQSSGATVMLYDRGLAHYVDAIKAVSPALTHVIALSDARDGEMDYGTLAAAPTSGAVPFDEVEVEYEDPLWFFYTSGTTGHPKAGMLSHGQMAFVVTNHLADLLPGLSHRSRSLVVAPLSHGAGIHAIVNTARGAASVLLATERLVPEEAWQLVEKHRIDNMFTVPTIVKILTEDPSVDRYDHSSLQHVIYAGAPMYRADQRYALQKLGKVLVQYYGLGEVTGNITFLPTYMHTDDDNDPHARVGTCGIPRTGMEIAILNDSGQKLTAFETGEICVRGLAVFMGYHNNPDANAKAFKDDWFHTGDIGHVDREGFLYITGRSSDMYISGGSNVYPREIEEALLTHPAVSEVAVLGLPDPKWGESGIAVIVTKDNLTVECGQLQAHLEERIAKYKWPRRFVFWETMPKSAYGKIVKKEVKALLEAEGECHL; this is encoded by the coding sequence ATGTTTGTCTTGTCTCCGCACAGCTCACATGCAACAACAATTAATAAGCCCAACCGAAATAAGAGCGAGACCATGTTAAAAAAAGTCATGAATCTGGGGCGGCTGTTATCGGATGTCGCGCGCCGTTTTCCCGATGACGCGGGCATCATTATTGGCGATGACGTCGCTACCTGGAAAGATATTAATGACCGCGTCGATGCGGTAGCGCATGCTTTGCATCAATTAGGCGTCAAAAAGGGTGACAGGTTTTTGGTGCATTCTCGCAACAATTTGCAAATCTTTGAGAGCGCCTGGATCGCATTCAAACTCGGCTTGGTATGGGTTCCTACCAACGTGCGTATTACGCCACCGGAAGCCGCTTATCTGGGGCAATCCAGCGGTGCGACGGTGATGTTGTATGACCGTGGTTTGGCACATTACGTCGATGCTATTAAAGCTGTTTCTCCTGCGCTGACACATGTGATTGCCCTCTCCGATGCGCGTGACGGAGAAATGGACTATGGGACTCTTGCAGCAGCGCCGACAAGCGGTGCAGTGCCGTTTGACGAGGTCGAGGTAGAGTATGAAGATCCGCTCTGGTTCTTCTATACATCAGGTACGACCGGCCATCCAAAAGCAGGAATGTTATCGCACGGACAAATGGCGTTTGTGGTGACCAACCATCTGGCTGATTTGCTACCAGGACTATCGCATCGCTCGCGTTCCTTGGTAGTTGCTCCACTCTCGCACGGCGCTGGAATACACGCGATTGTCAATACGGCCCGCGGTGCTGCCAGCGTATTGCTTGCGACCGAAAGATTAGTGCCGGAGGAAGCCTGGCAACTGGTAGAGAAACATCGTATCGATAATATGTTTACTGTCCCGACCATCGTCAAAATATTGACCGAAGATCCATCGGTAGACCGTTACGATCACAGCTCGCTTCAGCACGTCATCTACGCTGGCGCGCCGATGTATCGTGCCGACCAGCGTTACGCGCTACAGAAGCTCGGTAAGGTGTTGGTGCAGTATTACGGGCTCGGCGAAGTTACCGGCAACATTACATTTTTGCCGACTTATATGCATACCGACGATGACAACGATCCGCATGCGCGGGTCGGCACGTGCGGCATTCCCCGCACGGGAATGGAGATTGCCATTCTCAATGATAGCGGACAAAAGTTGACGGCATTCGAGACCGGCGAAATATGCGTACGCGGCCTCGCCGTATTCATGGGTTATCACAACAATCCGGATGCCAATGCCAAGGCATTTAAGGACGACTGGTTTCATACCGGCGACATAGGCCACGTTGATCGTGAAGGATTTCTTTATATCACCGGTCGTTCCTCTGATATGTATATTTCAGGTGGTTCTAATGTGTACCCGCGCGAAATTGAAGAAGCATTATTGACCCATCCGGCAGTGTCGGAAGTCGCGGTACTGGGTTTGCCGGACCCGAAATGGGGTGAAAGCGGTATTGCGGTGATCGTTACCAAAGACAATTTGACTGTGGAGTGCGGACAGTTACAGGCACATTTGGAGGAACGCATCGCCAAATATAAGTGGCCGCGTCGGTTTGTGTTTTGGGAAACAATGCCGAAATCCGCTTACGGAAAGATTGTAAAGAAAGAGGTTAAAGCGTTATTGGAGGCAGAAGGGGAGTGTCATCTATGA
- a CDS encoding acetyl-CoA acetyltransferase produces the protein MTTSSPSTSAPCITGWNHSKFGKLDALDPEILIAEVAQAAIAHAGLTPADISSIHIGTFNGGFLQQDFPSSLIFNSIPEMRFTPAVRVENACATGSAAIHSGLQAILSGQSRHALVIGYEKMSELATAAVGDVLLKCSYVKEEAAIAGGFAGVFGNIAQAYFDRYGDQSDALAAIAAKNHKNGAANPYAHMRKDLGFDFCRHVSEKNPFVAGPLKRTDCSLISDGAVAMIISAADVAKSMPRAVQFRSAVHVNDFLPLSRRDPTSFEGGSLAWKRALAQAKLTLTDLSLVETHDCFTIAELLEYEAMGLAEPGRGAHAILDGVTTKEGRLPINPSGGLKSKGHPIGATGVSMHVMAAMQACHDAGEMQIADARYVGVFNMGGAAVANYVSILERVR, from the coding sequence ATGACGACTTCCTCTCCATCGACTTCCGCCCCATGCATTACCGGCTGGAACCATTCTAAGTTTGGTAAACTTGATGCCCTCGATCCTGAAATATTGATTGCCGAAGTAGCGCAGGCGGCGATAGCGCACGCGGGTCTGACACCGGCCGATATCAGTTCTATTCACATCGGCACCTTTAATGGCGGCTTTCTGCAGCAGGATTTTCCTTCTTCACTCATTTTTAATAGCATTCCGGAAATGCGATTCACGCCAGCAGTCCGGGTCGAAAACGCTTGCGCCACCGGCTCAGCAGCAATTCATTCAGGATTACAGGCAATTTTATCCGGTCAGTCGCGCCATGCGCTAGTCATTGGCTACGAAAAAATGAGCGAACTGGCTACAGCGGCAGTTGGCGATGTCTTGCTCAAATGTTCCTACGTTAAAGAAGAAGCGGCCATTGCTGGCGGTTTCGCAGGTGTGTTCGGCAATATTGCCCAAGCCTATTTTGATCGTTACGGCGATCAGTCGGATGCTTTGGCAGCAATCGCAGCAAAGAACCATAAAAATGGCGCGGCCAATCCTTATGCGCATATGCGCAAAGATCTGGGCTTTGACTTTTGCCGTCATGTATCTGAAAAGAATCCATTCGTCGCCGGCCCGCTGAAACGTACCGATTGTTCCTTGATTTCAGACGGTGCAGTGGCAATGATCATCAGCGCCGCTGATGTCGCTAAAAGTATGCCGCGTGCGGTGCAGTTTCGCTCGGCAGTGCACGTCAATGATTTTCTGCCGCTCAGTCGGCGTGACCCAACGTCCTTCGAGGGCGGCAGTCTGGCGTGGAAGAGGGCGCTGGCGCAGGCAAAGTTGACGCTTACAGATCTGTCGCTAGTAGAAACCCACGACTGCTTTACTATCGCGGAATTGCTGGAATATGAAGCAATGGGTTTGGCTGAGCCAGGACGAGGCGCGCACGCGATTCTCGACGGCGTCACCACCAAAGAAGGCCGTTTACCGATTAATCCTTCTGGCGGACTGAAATCGAAAGGTCATCCAATTGGCGCCACCGGTGTTTCAATGCATGTCATGGCAGCGATGCAGGCTTGCCACGATGCGGGCGAAATGCAAATAGCGGATGCCAGATATGTCGGCGTATTCAATATGGGCGGTGCCGCAGTAGCAAATTATGTCAGCATTTTAGAGCGCGTCAGGTAG
- a CDS encoding TRAP transporter substrate-binding protein, producing the protein MGNRVGIISRRNFLKTISATSAIAASGLSMVSTQAFAAAEFTLKFANNLPVTHPMNVRAKEMAAKIATDSKGRIDMQVYPNSQLGTDTDMLSQIRAGAIDYFLLSPLILGTLVSDAQISGIGFAFKDYNQVWAAMDGDLGAHVRKQISAKSTLFAFDKIWDNGYRQITNSSRPINKPEDLKGMKLRVPPSPLWTSMFRAFDAAPTSINFAEVYSALQTKIVEGQENPLAIISTAKLYEVQKYCSMTNHMWDGFWCLANKTSFEKLPKDLQDIVTRNINEAGLKQRVDTKALNDSLVAEMKTKGLQFNDTNNDAFRTKLRSAGFYEQWHKKFGDEAWAILEKYTGKLA; encoded by the coding sequence ATGGGTAATCGCGTTGGTATCATTTCACGCCGCAATTTTTTGAAAACAATTTCTGCCACATCGGCAATCGCCGCCAGTGGCTTAAGTATGGTTTCGACACAAGCTTTTGCCGCTGCCGAGTTCACCTTAAAATTCGCCAATAATCTGCCAGTCACACATCCGATGAATGTGCGGGCAAAAGAAATGGCGGCAAAAATTGCGACCGACTCAAAAGGTCGCATTGATATGCAAGTCTATCCAAATAGCCAGCTCGGTACTGATACCGACATGCTGTCGCAAATTCGTGCTGGCGCTATTGATTACTTTTTGCTTTCACCGTTGATTCTTGGAACACTAGTCTCGGATGCACAAATCAGCGGAATTGGTTTTGCATTTAAAGATTACAACCAAGTGTGGGCAGCGATGGATGGCGATCTTGGCGCCCACGTGCGCAAACAGATTTCGGCGAAATCGACACTGTTCGCGTTCGACAAAATTTGGGATAACGGCTATCGCCAAATCACCAACAGCAGTCGCCCGATTAATAAGCCGGAAGACTTGAAAGGTATGAAATTACGCGTTCCACCAAGTCCACTCTGGACCTCAATGTTCCGCGCATTTGATGCTGCGCCAACCAGCATTAACTTTGCCGAAGTCTATTCAGCGCTGCAAACAAAAATCGTCGAAGGCCAGGAAAATCCACTAGCGATCATCTCGACTGCCAAACTGTACGAAGTGCAGAAATATTGTTCGATGACGAATCATATGTGGGATGGTTTTTGGTGTCTGGCGAATAAAACCTCTTTCGAAAAGCTGCCGAAGGATCTTCAGGATATCGTCACGCGTAATATCAACGAAGCCGGTCTGAAGCAACGCGTTGACACCAAGGCACTTAACGATTCACTAGTCGCCGAAATGAAAACCAAAGGCCTGCAATTCAACGATACCAACAACGACGCTTTTCGCACCAAGCTACGTAGTGCTGGATTTTACGAGCAATGGCACAAAAAATTTGGGGATGAGGCTTGGGCCATCCTTGAGAAATACACCGGAAAATTGGCCTGA
- a CDS encoding TRAP transporter large permease subunit produces the protein MDAATTYTTPVQSHFLARLLATVNRGVMHVVAAVAATLVIVETLILLIGVTYRYALHDPLIWSDELASTLFIWLSMLGAVLALDRGEHMRLTAIVNKLSEKWRIWFETVAALIVCIFVLMIIHPAVTHATDQMAITTPALEIPDGLRAAALPVGAILMLLAAVARMASHATFKQVTSAIGVVGVIALALWLGKPLLLAMGNYNLIIFFVVLIGACVAGGIPIAFAFGTATMAYLALATNAPMMIVVSRMDEGMSSLILLSVPLFVLLGALLEISGLARTLIDFMAALLGHVRGGLQYVLLGAMFLVSGISGSKAADMAAIAPALFPEMKKRGAKPEELVALLSGSGAMTETIPPSLVLITIGAVCSVSITSLFIGGLMPAVIATIAIGSVCWLRARREPITNIKRASFAVIGKTLIIAIPALALPILIRVAVIEGVATATEVATIGVAYTIVVGLVMHLFMRHLDFKRIYPMLVEAATLSGAILLIIGMATSMAWALTQSGFSAKLVTLMQGVPGGGIGFLLISVVIFIVLGSILEGIPAIVLFGPLLFPVARSLGVHDVHYAMVVILSMGIGLFAPPFGVGFYAACAIGKVSPDKVFNRVWGYLAALVIALLIVVAIPWISIGFLDK, from the coding sequence ATGGACGCCGCTACGACCTATACCACACCAGTGCAAAGCCATTTTCTGGCGCGGCTTCTGGCGACGGTCAACCGCGGCGTGATGCACGTTGTCGCTGCGGTGGCGGCAACGCTGGTGATTGTTGAGACGTTGATATTGCTGATCGGCGTGACCTATCGCTATGCGTTGCACGATCCGCTGATCTGGTCGGACGAACTGGCCTCAACACTATTCATCTGGCTATCGATGCTGGGTGCGGTGCTGGCGCTTGACCGTGGTGAACATATGCGGCTAACGGCGATTGTTAATAAACTTTCCGAAAAATGGCGCATCTGGTTCGAGACTGTGGCAGCGCTGATTGTCTGCATCTTTGTTCTGATGATCATTCACCCGGCCGTCACCCATGCGACCGACCAAATGGCGATCACCACGCCCGCTCTGGAAATTCCGGACGGCCTGCGTGCGGCGGCTTTGCCAGTCGGTGCCATTTTGATGTTGCTGGCTGCGGTTGCCCGTATGGCTAGCCATGCGACCTTTAAACAAGTCACCTCAGCAATCGGTGTGGTGGGCGTTATCGCTCTGGCTTTGTGGCTAGGCAAACCATTGCTGCTCGCCATGGGCAACTACAATCTGATCATATTTTTCGTCGTGCTGATTGGTGCGTGCGTGGCTGGCGGTATTCCAATTGCGTTTGCATTCGGTACTGCCACCATGGCTTATCTGGCGTTAGCCACGAATGCGCCAATGATGATCGTGGTGAGCCGCATGGACGAAGGTATGTCCAGTCTGATTTTACTCTCGGTACCGTTATTTGTTTTGCTCGGCGCACTGCTGGAAATCAGCGGTCTGGCGCGTACGCTGATCGATTTCATGGCCGCGTTGCTTGGACACGTACGCGGCGGCTTGCAATACGTCCTCCTTGGCGCGATGTTTCTGGTATCGGGTATATCCGGCTCTAAAGCAGCCGATATGGCGGCCATTGCACCGGCTCTGTTCCCTGAGATGAAGAAACGCGGCGCCAAGCCGGAGGAATTGGTGGCGCTATTGTCAGGAAGCGGTGCCATGACCGAAACGATTCCGCCAAGTCTGGTGCTGATCACGATCGGTGCGGTGTGTAGCGTATCCATTACGTCATTGTTCATCGGTGGCTTGATGCCAGCGGTAATTGCGACTATCGCTATTGGGTCAGTCTGCTGGCTTCGGGCCCGTCGGGAGCCGATCACCAACATCAAACGTGCTTCATTTGCAGTCATTGGTAAAACACTGATCATCGCCATACCCGCTCTGGCACTCCCGATACTGATCCGCGTGGCAGTCATCGAAGGTGTCGCGACAGCGACCGAAGTGGCGACTATCGGCGTGGCTTATACCATCGTGGTAGGACTGGTAATGCATCTGTTTATGCGTCACCTCGACTTCAAACGTATTTATCCAATGCTGGTTGAAGCCGCAACCTTGTCAGGCGCGATTCTGCTGATCATCGGTATGGCGACATCAATGGCGTGGGCACTGACACAATCCGGTTTCTCGGCCAAGCTGGTGACGCTGATGCAAGGTGTTCCAGGCGGTGGTATCGGTTTCTTGCTGATTTCAGTGGTTATCTTCATCGTGCTGGGCAGCATATTGGAAGGAATTCCAGCGATTGTATTGTTTGGCCCGTTACTATTTCCAGTGGCGCGTTCATTAGGCGTGCACGACGTGCACTATGCCATGGTGGTAATCCTGTCAATGGGAATTGGCTTGTTCGCACCGCCGTTCGGAGTCGGTTTCTATGCAGCATGCGCCATCGGCAAAGTATCGCCGGATAAAGTGTTCAATCGGGTCTGGGGATATCTCGCTGCGCTGGTTATAGCATTGCTGATCGTCGTTGCTATTCCTTGGATTTCAATCGGATTCCTCGATAAATAA
- a CDS encoding SDR family NAD(P)-dependent oxidoreductase produces the protein MSQHDNRAPRVALVTGGAMGIGAAISARLAADGLHVLVADINLDAATVTANKINDSGGSATPICMDVSNPETIAQVFAAIALDYGRCDVLINNAGIAKTYAFLDLPLDAWQKTVTTNLTSVLLCGQHAARLMLRHKWGRIVNISSVSGLRASAGRTAYGTSKAAVIGLTRQMAIELAEHGITVNSVAPGPIDTAMTQTLHSAETRLSFTNGIPMKRYGTPDEIAAAVAFLAGADAAYISGHVVPVDGGFIAAGVLSI, from the coding sequence ATGTCCCAACATGATAACCGCGCACCTCGGGTGGCGCTGGTGACGGGCGGAGCCATGGGTATCGGTGCTGCCATTTCGGCACGTCTGGCGGCAGATGGATTGCACGTATTGGTCGCCGACATCAACCTCGACGCAGCCACCGTAACGGCAAACAAAATAAACGACTCGGGCGGCTCAGCTACGCCAATTTGCATGGACGTCAGCAATCCTGAAACGATCGCACAAGTATTCGCCGCTATCGCGCTGGATTATGGTCGCTGCGACGTGCTGATCAATAACGCTGGCATCGCAAAAACCTATGCATTTCTGGACTTGCCACTGGATGCCTGGCAAAAAACCGTCACCACCAATCTCACCAGCGTGTTGCTATGCGGTCAGCATGCGGCACGTCTGATGCTGCGACACAAATGGGGTCGCATTGTGAATATATCGTCTGTCTCGGGCTTACGGGCCAGCGCTGGACGCACTGCTTACGGCACGTCAAAAGCTGCGGTCATCGGCTTGACGCGCCAGATGGCAATCGAGTTGGCAGAACACGGCATAACGGTCAATAGCGTTGCGCCCGGCCCGATCGATACGGCAATGACGCAGACTTTGCATTCTGCTGAAACACGCCTCAGTTTTACCAACGGTATTCCGATGAAACGCTACGGAACACCCGATGAAATCGCCGCCGCTGTGGCGTTTTTGGCCGGAGCCGATGCCGCCTACATCAGCGGTCATGTTGTGCCGGTTGATGGTGGCTTTATTGCCGCTGGCGTACTCAGTATCTAA
- a CDS encoding glucose 1-dehydrogenase: MLRTMENKIVIVTGAGSVGPGWGNGKAAAALYAREGATILAVDRHLQAAEETRDLIRAEGGVCEAISADVSKSDDVQAMIQAALDHFDRIDVLHNNVGIAEVGGPVETSEESWDRLVAVNQSSVFLTCKYVLPVMERQKKGVIINISSVAALRWIGFPYVAYSATKAAMLAVTKNIAIQYASSGIRANCILPGLMDTPMIREPLKASYGGDIEEMRRKRHEQCPMGFMGDAWDVAHAALFLASDAARYITGVDLIVDGGLTLKCI, from the coding sequence ATGTTGCGCACTATGGAAAATAAGATTGTCATCGTCACGGGTGCCGGTTCGGTTGGGCCTGGCTGGGGTAATGGCAAGGCCGCTGCTGCTTTATATGCACGCGAAGGCGCAACGATTCTTGCGGTGGATCGCCACTTGCAAGCGGCAGAAGAAACCCGCGATTTGATCCGCGCGGAAGGCGGCGTGTGTGAGGCTATTTCCGCCGACGTTTCGAAAAGCGACGATGTTCAAGCGATGATACAAGCGGCGCTCGACCATTTCGATCGGATTGATGTATTGCATAACAATGTCGGGATTGCCGAAGTTGGCGGTCCGGTTGAAACGAGCGAAGAAAGCTGGGATCGTCTGGTAGCAGTCAATCAAAGCAGCGTGTTTCTGACGTGCAAATATGTGTTGCCGGTGATGGAGCGCCAGAAGAAAGGTGTCATCATTAATATTTCCTCAGTCGCTGCATTGCGTTGGATCGGCTTTCCTTATGTTGCGTACAGCGCGACCAAGGCAGCCATGCTGGCGGTGACCAAAAACATCGCTATACAATACGCATCCTCCGGAATTCGGGCGAATTGTATTTTACCCGGCCTGATGGATACACCGATGATACGCGAGCCACTCAAAGCATCGTATGGCGGCGATATCGAAGAAATGCGTCGCAAGCGTCACGAGCAATGTCCGATGGGATTTATGGGCGATGCCTGGGATGTTGCACACGCGGCTTTGTTTTTGGCGTCGGATGCAGCGCGGTATATTACCGGCGTAGATTTAATTGTGGATGGTGGACTGACGCTCAAGTGTATTTGA
- a CDS encoding LysR family transcriptional regulator — protein sequence MIEFRHLTYFRTVAETLHFGRAAGLLHISQPPLTRQIAALERELGVLLFDRSKRNVQLTKAGHNFYKDTAEIFSALERAKRNAVSTSAGKIGRLMVGFMMSSAYNILPSVTRHYSVTYPDVDMQLIEYVPNLLVGDIKESKVDVGIMYRPEDCTGLDSRTIFSEPLVLVLPKHHRLASHETISPNDLASESFISIPRTIAPVVYDMIVSYCQANGFHPRIKLAANLQQTIVNLVGEGLGVAMVPRSMQAMHLETTVFRQMTDAPVVEVAVIWNKENRNPCARTFVETAEEAWKSFRQTSD from the coding sequence ATGATCGAATTTCGCCATTTGACTTATTTCAGAACGGTCGCGGAAACCCTGCATTTTGGACGTGCGGCTGGATTGTTGCATATCTCGCAACCGCCATTAACACGACAAATTGCGGCCTTAGAGCGTGAATTAGGCGTGTTGCTGTTTGACCGTAGCAAGCGCAATGTGCAACTGACAAAGGCAGGGCACAATTTTTACAAAGACACGGCGGAGATATTTAGTGCGTTGGAGCGTGCAAAACGGAATGCCGTCTCTACCAGTGCAGGCAAAATCGGTCGGTTAATGGTCGGCTTTATGATGTCGTCGGCGTATAACATCTTGCCATCGGTAACGCGCCATTATTCGGTGACCTATCCTGACGTCGATATGCAACTGATCGAATACGTGCCTAATTTGCTGGTCGGCGATATCAAGGAAAGCAAAGTTGACGTCGGTATTATGTACCGGCCTGAAGACTGCACCGGTCTTGATAGTCGCACTATTTTTAGCGAGCCATTGGTCCTGGTACTACCAAAACATCATCGGTTGGCAAGTCATGAAACGATCTCGCCGAACGATCTGGCAAGTGAATCTTTTATTAGCATTCCGCGCACGATTGCGCCAGTCGTCTATGACATGATAGTCAGCTATTGCCAGGCTAACGGCTTTCACCCACGCATCAAATTAGCCGCCAATTTGCAGCAAACCATTGTCAATTTAGTCGGCGAAGGGTTGGGTGTGGCGATGGTCCCGCGCTCAATGCAAGCCATGCATCTGGAAACAACGGTGTTCAGGCAGATGACGGACGCGCCGGTGGTTGAGGTGGCTGTGATCTGGAACAAAGAAAATCGGAATCCGTGCGCCCGCACATTTGTCGAAACCGCAGAGGAAGCGTGGAAGAGTTTTAGACAAACATCGGATTAA
- a CDS encoding sigma-54-dependent Fis family transcriptional regulator — MPTQTVTVSSNTGLSKTTSYRSLDELCGGDPQMQELIMRGKLLIDKGIPILILGETGTGKEYLSRALHAYSARRKGNLIAVNCASIPESLAESELFGYCKGAFSGALPGGMKGKVQQADGGTLFLDEIGDMPFSLQTRLLRVLSEHEVIPLGAAHPVSVDIHLICATHQDLKTLIAQGRFREDLYYRIAGGVLRLPTLRARADKKQLIMQMIADELSLDQIDQMSPINSSGYLSCKAERIMSPVALQQMMAYSWPGNLRQMHAVVRYCCAVMSNNRIEASDLPEDLMQLQDLPVSHSVNHSNTVHQAFPPSRLSPSRTFNVPLRDERSRVIDALVGSRWNISAASRQLGMCRASLYRKLRELEIPHVRDQAMPAYAT, encoded by the coding sequence ATGCCGACACAAACGGTCACCGTATCTAGCAATACCGGCCTTTCAAAAACCACTTCGTATCGCTCATTGGATGAACTATGTGGTGGCGATCCCCAGATGCAAGAATTGATCATGCGCGGTAAATTACTGATCGATAAAGGTATTCCCATTTTAATTTTGGGTGAAACCGGAACCGGTAAGGAATATCTGTCACGCGCACTTCACGCATATAGTGCGCGGCGCAAAGGCAACCTGATTGCCGTCAATTGCGCATCAATCCCGGAAAGTCTGGCTGAGAGTGAATTATTTGGCTACTGCAAAGGCGCATTTTCTGGTGCTTTGCCCGGTGGCATGAAGGGCAAAGTCCAACAAGCCGATGGCGGCACATTATTTTTGGATGAAATCGGCGACATGCCGTTTTCTCTACAAACCCGATTGTTGAGAGTGCTGTCGGAACACGAAGTCATTCCACTGGGTGCGGCGCATCCTGTCAGCGTCGATATCCACTTGATTTGTGCAACGCATCAGGATTTAAAAACGTTAATTGCGCAAGGCCGCTTCCGCGAAGATTTGTATTATCGCATTGCGGGTGGCGTGTTGCGCTTGCCAACACTGCGCGCACGTGCAGATAAAAAACAATTAATCATGCAAATGATAGCTGATGAATTATCTCTCGATCAAATCGATCAAATGAGCCCAATCAACTCTTCTGGCTATCTGAGTTGCAAGGCTGAACGGATTATGTCACCAGTAGCTCTGCAACAAATGATGGCCTATTCGTGGCCCGGCAATCTACGGCAAATGCACGCGGTGGTCCGCTATTGCTGCGCGGTGATGAGCAACAATCGGATCGAAGCAAGCGATCTTCCCGAGGATTTAATGCAGCTTCAGGATCTGCCGGTCAGTCATTCAGTTAATCACTCGAATACCGTCCATCAGGCTTTCCCACCAAGCCGATTATCTCCATCGCGCACGTTTAACGTTCCGCTTAGAGACGAGCGCTCGCGGGTGATCGATGCTTTAGTTGGTAGTCGCTGGAATATTTCTGCAGCATCAAGACAATTGGGAATGTGCCGTGCGTCGCTATATCGAAAGTTACGCGAACTAGAAATTCCCCATGTGCGTGATCAGGCCATGCCCGCTTATGCAACCTAG